The Brachyhypopomus gauderio isolate BG-103 chromosome 17, BGAUD_0.2, whole genome shotgun sequence genome includes a window with the following:
- the gdf3 gene encoding protein DVR-1, with protein sequence MAILKFLFLAYFCSNFGLINTEKVKFQEQLFLSSMGLSSRPEPSNHVAVPSLLWRIFKKSDERPTETDPCTVSEYGVRGNIVRYVLDQGRLISESNHHCLTSVEKHLFFNMSVLENIEQLSFAQLEIKFKQDFFGVSQKAGQPAFSMHLYRVLRPTLKGMNHEFSRRLLFSQSVHYQYTHCSINFNLTDLAESWRKPGKNYGLILVLQSTQMSNSINSIDCHHMSTNPFGHIEIPEPVASLVVVSLNPYQCRSRRRRSAYYLPITPSNVCRPRRLYIDFKDVGWQDWIIAPQGYMANYCHGECPFPLSESLNGTNHAILQTLVHSFDPTETPQPCCVPIKLSPISMLYYDNNDNVVLRHYEDMVVDECGCR encoded by the exons ATGGCAATTTTAAAGTTTTTATTTCTAGCATACTTTTGTAGCAACTTTGGATTGATCAACACCGAGAAGGTGAAATTTCAGGAACAGCTGTTCTTAAGTTCAATGGGGCTCTCGAGTCGCCCCGAACCGTCAAATCATGTTGCTGTGCCCTCATTGCTGTGGAGAATCTTCAAGAAGTCGGATGAAAGACCTACGGAAACGGATCCATGTACTGTGTCCGAATACGGAGTCAGAGGAAACATTGTGAGATATGTCCTAGATCAAG GTAGACTGATTTCCGAATCGAACCACCACTGCCTCACGAGTGTGGAGAAGCATCTGTTTTTCAACATGTCCGTGCTCGAAAACATTGAGCAACTCTCGTTTGCACAGCTGGAAATTAAGTtcaaacaagatttttttggcGTGTCGCAGAAAGCGGGACAGCCGGCATTTTCCATGCACCTCTACAGAGTTTTAAGGCCCACATTAAAGGGAATGAATCATGAATTTAGCCGCAGACTGCTGTTCTCTCAGTCGGTTCACTATCAATACACTCACTGTTCTATTAATTTCAACCTGACTGATCTGGCAGAGTCGTGGAGAAAGCCAGGCAAAAACTACGGTCTGATACTTGTTCTCCAATCCACTCAGATGAGCAATAGCATCAATTCAATTGACTGTCACCATATGAGCACGAACCCTTTCGGTCATATAGAGATCCCAGAACCGGTGGCATCGTTAGTGGTTGTATCTCTGAACCCATATCAGTGCAGATCAAGGAGGAGGAGAAGCGCCTACTATTTACCCATTACCCCCAGCAACGTGTGCAGACCCAGGCGCCTTTACATCGACTTCAAAGATGTTGGGTGGCAGGACTGGATCATCGCCCCACAGGGCTACATGGCCAATTACTGCCACGGAGAGTGTCCGTTCCCCCTCAGTGAGAGCCTGAACGGAACCAACCACGCCATTTTGCAGACCCTTGTCCATTCGTTTGATCCGACAGAGACCCCTCAGCCGTGCTGTGTCCCCATCAAGTTATCGCCCATTTCCATGCTGTATTACGACAATAATGATAATGTTGTTCTCAGGCATTACGAGGACATGGTAGTAGATGAATGTGGTTGTAGATAA